From Cupriavidus oxalaticus:
GGCGCGTTCGCTGGACGGCGTGATCTCGGGCGAGCACGGCATCGGCATCACCAAGCTGGAGTTCCTGACCGAGGAAGAGATCGGCGACTTCCGCGCCTACAAGCAGAAGGTCGACCCGCAGGGCCGCTTCAACAAGGGCAAGCTGCTGCCGGGCGCCGACCTGCGCAATGCCTATACGCCGTCGTTCGGCCTGATGGGGCATGAGTCGCTGATCATGCAGCAGAGCGACATCGGCGCCATTGCCGAAAGCGTCAAGGACTGCCTGCGCTGCGGCAAGTGCAAGCCGGTGTGCGCCACGCATGTGCCGCGCGCCAACCTGCTGTACAGCCCGCGCAACAAGATCCTGGCGACCTCGCTGCTGGTCGAGGCCTTCCTGTATGAAGAGCAGACCCGCCGCGGCATCTCGGTCAAGCACTGGGACGAGTTCTCCGACGTGGCCGACCACTGCACGGTGTGCCACAAGTGCGTGACGCCGTGCCCGGTCAAGATCGACTTCGGCGACGTCTCGATGAACATGCGCAACCTGCTGCGCAAGATGGGGCAGAAGAAGTTCAACCCCGGCACCGCGGCGTCCATGTTCTTCCTCAACGCCACCAACCCCGAGACCATCAACCTGACCCGCAAGGTCATGATCGACTGGGGCTACAAGGCGCAGCGCCTGGGCAACGAGGTGCTGAAGAAGCTGGCGAAGAAGCAGACCGCGCATCCGCCCGCCACCGTGGGCAAGCCGCCGGTGCGCGAGCAGGTGATCCACTTCATCAACAAGAAGATGCCGGGCAACCTGCCCAAGAAGACCGCGCGCGCGCTGCTCGACATCGAAGACAACGAGATCGTGCCGATCATCCGCGACCCGAAGGCGACCACGCCGGAATCGGAAGCGGTGTTCTACTTCCCGGGCTGCGGCTCGGAGCGGCTGTTCTCGCAGGTCGGCCTGGCGACGCAGGCGATGCTGTGGCACGTCGGCGTGCAGACCGTGCTGCCGCCGGGCTACCTGTGCTGCGGCTATCCGCAGCGCGGCACCGGCCAGTACGACAAGGCCGAGAAGATCGTCACCGACAACCGCGTGCTGTTCCACCGCGTGGCCAACACGCTGAACTACCTCGACATCAAGACCGTGGTGGTCAGCTGCGGCACCTGCTACGACCAGCTCGCCGGGTATGAATTCGAGAAGATCTTCCCCGGCTGCCGCATCATCGACATCCACGAGTACCTGCTGGAGAAGGGCGTCAAGCTGGAGGGCGTGACCGGTACGCGCTACATGTACCACGATCCCTGCCACACCCCGATCAAGACCATGGACCCGACCAAGCTGGTCAACGACCTGATGGGCGGCAACGCGGGGCTGGGCAAGATCGAGAAGAACGAGCGCTGCTGCGGCGAGTCGGGCACGCTGGCGGTGACGCGTCCTGACATTTCGACGCAGGTCCGCTTCCGCAAGGAAGAGGAAATGACCAAGGGCGCCGACAAGCTGCGTGCCGACGGCTTTACCGGCGACGTCAAGATCCTGACCAGCTGCCCGTCGTGCCTGCAGGGCCTGTCGCGCTACAAGGAAGATGCGTCGGTGCAGGCGGATTACATCGTGATCGAGATGGCCAAGCACCTGCTGGGCGAGAACTGGATGCCTGAGTACGTGGCCAAGGCCAATGCGGGTGGGATTGAGCGGGTGCTGGTGTAAGGCCTGACGACGTTGACTTTGCCACCGGTTTTCTCCCCTCTCCCGCGAGCGGGAGAGGGGAGAAAACACGCAGCACGAAAGGTAATGCGCCGCATGATCAAGAGCCCCAACTGCCCCCTCTGCGAAACCGACGGCGGCGAACTGGTCTGGATGGGCGACCGCGCCCGCCTGATCCTGGTCGAGCATGACCGCTTTCCCGGATTCTGCCGCATCGTCTGGAACGACCACGTGGCCGAGCTGACCGACCTGGACGAGGCCGACCAGGCCTGGCTGATGCGGCTGGTGGCGCGCGTGGAGCGGGTGGTGCGCGAGGTGATGGCGCCCGACAAGGTCAACCTGGCGGCGTTCGGCAATATGGTGCCGCACCTGCACTGGCACATCGTCCCGCGCTACCGCTGGGACACGCATTTCCCCGAGGCGATCTGGGCGGCGCCGCAGCGCGCGGCGGACAGCGTGCGCGTGCAGGAGCTGGCCAGCCGGCTGCCGGCGCTGCGTACGGCACTTTCGCTGATCGAAGCCGACGACGCCTGAAGGCGGGCGCGGAACCCGCGCCGGCCAGCAACCGTCTGAATGCTGTTGCCGCCGCGGTCGCGCCCGCGCGCCGCGGCACGAGAACAACATGCCCGGCCATGCAACCCGCTGGCGGGCCAGAAAGCTGCCGCTATGTCCTCGACCCCCACTTCCGTCACCGTACCGGGCCCGGCCGTCCCGGCCAAAGCCCTCAAGATCCAGAGCCGGCTGCGCATGGCCGCGACCTGGGCGCTGATCAAGCCCTACTGGAAATCCGACGACCGCGTCGCCGGCCTCGGCCTGCTCGCGCTGGTGGTCGTGCTCAACCTGGGCATCGTCTATATCAACGTGCTGCTCAACGAATGGAACCGCGTGTTCTACAACGCGCTGGAGCAGCGCGACTACGCCTCGTTCAAGGTGCTGCTGCTGCGCTTCTCGTGGATCGCGGCGTTCTTCATCGTGGCGGCGATCTCGCGCCAGTACTACACCATGATGCTGCAGATGCGCTGGCGTACCTGGATGACCGGCCGCTTCATGGGCCACTGGCTCGGGCACCAGGCCTACTACCGCATCGAACAGACCCGCGCCACCGACAACCCCGACCAGCGGATTGCCGACGACCTGCGCCTGTTCACCGACGGCGCGCTGTCGCTGTCGCTGGGGCTGCTCAACTCGGTGGTGACGCTGCTGTCCTTCGTCGGCATCCTGTGGGCGGTGTCGGGGCCGATCAGCTTTGCGCTGGGCGGCAGGGAATGGACCATCCCCGGCTACATGGTGTGGTTCGCGGCCGGCTATGCGGTGATCGGCTCGCTGGTGGCGCATCTGGTAGGGCGCCCGCTGATCGGGCTGAACTTCCAGCAGGAACAGTACGAAGCGGATTTCCGTTTCACGCTGGTGCGCCTGCGCGAGAACAGCGAGCCGGTGGCGCTGTACCGCGGCGAGCCGACCGAGCAGGCCGGCCTGCGTGCGCGCTTCGACCGCATCCGCGCCAACTGGAACCAGCTGATGCGCTATACGCGGCGGCTGACCTTTGTCAGTTCCGGCTATGCGCAGTTCGCCATCATCTTCCCGATCCTGGTGGCGGCGCCGCGCTACTTCGCCGGCAAGATGACGCTGGGCGGACTGATGCAGACCAGTTCCGCGTTCGGGCAGGTGCAGGGGGCGCTGTCGTGGTTCGTCGACAGCTATGCCACGCTGGTGGGCTGGAAGGCCGCAGCCAACCGCCTGATCGATTTCCAGGAAGCGATCCGCGTGGCCGAGCGCCAGGACATGGCCCCCGGCGGCACGCGTGACATCGAGGTCGAGCATGCCGGCAAGCCGCAGGAGGGCATCGTGATCGACGGCCTCGCGCTGGCGCTGCCGGTGCGCGCCGCGCGCGGCAGCGCCGTCGGCCAGCGTCCGCTGGTGGCGCCGTTCTCGCTGTCGGTCGCGCCGGGCGAGCGCTGGCTGGTCAGCGGCCCGTCCGGCTGCGGCAAGAGCGTGCTGTTCCGCGCGCTCGCCGGCATCTGGCCCTATGGCAGCGGCACCGTGACCATGCCCGAGGGCAAGCGCATGCTGTTCCTGCCGCAGCGCAGCTACCTGCCGATCGGCACCCTTGCCGATGCGCTGGCCTACCCGGATGCCGGTACCGAGCACAGCTCGGAAGCCCTGCAGGCGGCGCTGCGCCAGGCGCGGCTGGCGGCGCTGGCCGACCAGCTCGACGTGTTCGACAACTGGTCGCTGCGGCTGTCGCCGGGCGAGCAGCAGCGGCTGGCGTTCGCGCGGGCGCTGCTGCAGAAGCCCGACTACCTGTTCCTGGACGAAGCCACCAGCGCGCTCGATGAAGATACCGAAGGCGTGATGTACCGGCTGATGGTGGAGTCGTTGCCGGATGCCGCCATCGTCAGCATTGCGCACCGCAGCACGGTCGCGGCCTTCCATGGCCGGCGCCTGCGCTATGTGCCGCAGGACGAGGAGGCGGCGCGGGCTGCGCAAGCCGGCGAGCCTGGGGTAAGCTATCGGGTTGTAAGCGAAGCGTGATGCGGCGCGAGGCGGCGCCTGGGGCGCCGCTCGCTCATGCCGCCGCGCCGGATTCCCCCCCTACAGAGCGCCCGTGAACCGGGCCGCGATCATCATGGCTGGCCTGGACAAAGACACCCCCCATCCCACCGCACTGACCGTCCACACGCAATCGCGCGTGCTGGAAGTCGGCTTCGACAACGGCCGCAGCTTCCGGCTGCCGTTCGAACTGCTGCGCGTGTATTCGCCATCGGCCGAAGTGCAGGGCCATGGTCCCGGGCAGGAAATCCTGCAGACCGGCAAGCGCGACGTCGGCGTCAATGCCGTCGAGCCGGTGGGCAACTACGCCATCCTGATCCGCTTCACCGACGGCCACGACACCGGCATCTATTCGTGGGAACTGCTGTACCGGCTGGGCGACCAGCAGGACGCGCTGTGGCAGGACTACCTGAAGCGCCTGGAAACCGCCGGCGTCGATCGCGATACCCCCATGCCTGGTGCCGGCGCTGCCGGCGGCCACGGTTGCGGCCACCACCATTGAGCCGCCCCCGACCACCCTGGAGTCTGAGAAATGAGTGAAACCCACTTCGGGTTTGAGAAAGTCGACGAAACGGAAAAGGCCGGCAAGGTCGCCGGCGTGTTCCATTCGGTGGCGAGCAAGTATGACGTGATGAACGACCTGATGTCGGGCGGCATGCACCGGCTTTGGAAGATGTTCACCATCGCCCAGGCCAATGTGCGCCCCGGCCACAAGGTCCTGGACATCGCCGGCGGCACCGGCGACCTGGCCAAGGCGTTCGCCAGGCAGGCCGGCCCGACCGGCCAGGTCTGGCTGACCGACATCAACGAGTCGATGCTGCGCGTCGGCCGCGACCGGCTGCTGAACAAGGGCATCGTCACGCCGGTGGCGCTGTGCGACGCCGAGAAGATCCCGTTCCCCGACAACTACTTCGACCTCGTCACGGTGGCCTTCGGCCTGCGCAACATGACGCACAAGGAGGCCGCGCTGGCCGAGATGCGCCGCGTGGTCAAGCCCGGCGGCAAGGTCATGGTGCTGGAGTTCTCCAAGGTGTGGAAACCCCTGGAAAAGGCGTACGACGTCTATTCTTTCAAGGTACTGCCCTGGCTGGGCGAGCGCGTGGCAGGGGATGCTCCCAGCTATCGCTATCTCGCGGAATCGATCAGAATGCATCCAGACCAGGTTTCACTTGTACGCTTAATGGAACATGCGGGCCTGGAGAATGTCGAATACTTCAATCTGACGGCCGGAGTGGTGGCGCTCCACGTCGGGCGGAAGTATTAAGAACACTTGAAATCGCCATGCTCGCCCTAAAATGGGTGAATCTGACAGGGGATAACAGCATATGTCGTCAATTCGTGGAAAATTCCTGGTGGGGTCGCTGGTCACGGCGCTAGCCGTCGGGATGGCGTTCGACGCCGAGGCCAAGCGCATGGGCGGCTCGCGCAGCATTGGCAAGCAGTCTGAATCGGTGACGCAACGTCAGCAGACGCAACCCACCTCGCCCACGCAGCAAGCGCAGCAACCTGCACAGCAGGCAGCACCGGCCACGGCCGGGGCGGCCGGCGCGGCAGCGGCCGCGGCGCCCAAGCGTAACTGGGGCGGCATCCTCGGCGGCATTGCCGCCGGCCTGGGTATCGGCTGGCTGCTGTCGCACTTCGGCCTGGGCGGCGCGGCACTGAGCTTCCTGTCCAACCTGATCCTGATCGCGATCGTCGCCTTCGCGGTGATCTGGCTGATCCGCAAGTTCCGCGGTGGCAGCCAGCGCAGCCAGCAGCCGGCTTATGCAGGTGCGGCGGGTGCCGGCAATGCCGGCGGTTTGGGCCGCAGCGCCGAGCCGATGCTGCGCCAGCCGCTGAACACGCCGGCCAGCAACCCGGTGATGCCGGGCGCGGCGGCCGCGCCGGTGGCAGCTGATGCCGTGGCCCCGCAGCCGTGGGGCGTGCCGGCCGACTTCGATACCGACAACTTCCTGCGCAACGCCAAGGTCCACTTCGTGCGCCTGCAGGCGGCCTGGGACGCCGGCAATCTCGACGACATCCGCGAATTCACCACGCCGGAAATGTTCGCCGAGATCAAGATGGACCTGTCCGAGCGCGGCGCCGAGGTCAACAAGACCGACGTGGTCACGCTGGAAGGCCAGCTGCTCGGCATCGAGTCGACGCCGTCGCAGCATATCGCCAGCGTGCGCTTCTCCGGCATGATCCGCGAGAAGGCGGGCGAGGCGGCGCAGCCGTTCGCCGAGGTCTGGAACCTGGCCAAGCCGGCGACCGGCACCGGCGGCTGGCTGCTGGCCGGCATCCAGCAGGAGTCGTGATGCCGCGCCTCCGTGGCGAGTGATGCGCCCGGGGGAGTAGCTTAGAATGGAGGCCCACGTGAAAGCGTGGGCCTTTTTGTATTTGGGCGCCTGGCGTGCAACCTCGCCGGATGCCCGCATGTCTTCCAGCCAGCCAACCCGCGCTGCCATGAACACTCTGCCTTCCGCCCTGGCCACTCCAGCAGTCTCGGCACTGAACCACCTGCTCGAGCAGGAGCCGTGGGCCCGCAACCAGCTCGCGCCGTTTGCCGGGCGCGTGATCCGCTTCGATGCAGCCGCCTTCGTGCTGTCGCTGAAGGTGACCGAGCACGGTGGCACCGAGCTGGCGCCGGAAGCCGAGGCCCCCGCGGTGACGCTGCGCGTGCCGGTGCAGCAGTGGCCGCTGGTTGCCGCCGATGTCGCCGAGGGCGGCCAGGCCGCGGCCATGCGCCATGTGCGCATCGAAGGCGATGCCGAACTGGCCAATACCGTGTCGGCGCTGGCCCGCAACCTGCGCTGGGATGCCGAGGAAGACCTGTCCCTCGCGCTGCGCGGCATCCTGGGCGGGCCGCTCAGCGACAGCGTGGCGCAGCGCGTGGTCGGCGGCGCGCGCCAGGTCCACGAACAGGCCACGCGCATCGGCCGTGCACTGGTCGACAACGTTACGGATTACCTGCTGGACGAGCAGCCGACGCTGGTGCGCCACGCCGCGCTGGATGCCTTCGGCGCCGACGTGGGCCAGCTGCGCGACAGCCTGGCCCGGCTGGAGAAGCGGCTGGAAAAGCTCGAGCGCGCCAACCCCGCCGCACCCGGCCAACTGCCGTCGCCGCACCGCTGAGTCCGGCCCCGGCCGCATCCACCCCATGCCAACCGCTAACCTGACTGCCCGCCCCGGCCCCGAGAAGACTCCCGAATGACCCGCCTCCTGCGCCTTGGCAAGATCCTCTTCGTCATCCTTTACTACGGCCTGGACGAGCTGGTGCTGTCCGGCTTCAGCAACCGCAAGATCCGTTTCCTGGTGCGCGTCATCACCATCGGCCGCAAGCTCGACATGCCGCGTGGCGAGCGCCTGCGGCGCGCGCTGACGGCGCTGGGACCGATCTTCGTCAAATTCGGCCAGGTCCTGTCGACGCGCCGCGACCTGATGCCGCCCGATATTGCCGACGAGCTGGCCAAGCTGCAGGACCAGGTGCCGCCGTTCGACTCGGCGGTGGCGGTCAGGATCATCGAGCGCTCGCTGGGTCGGCCGATCGCCCAGCTGTTCGACACCTTCGAGCACCAGCCGGTGGCCAGCGCGTCGATCGCGCAAGTCCACTTCGCCACGCTCAAGGGCGGCCCCAACCACGGCCGCGAGGTCGCGGTGAAGGTGCTGCGCCCGGGCATGCTGCCGGTGATCGACAGCGACCTGGCGCTGATGCGCGACATGGCCACCTGGCTGGAGCGCTTCTGGGCCGACGGCAAGCGCCTGAAGCCCCGCGAGGTGGTGGCCGAGTTCGACAAATACCTGCACGACGAACTCGACCTGATGATCGAGGCGGCCAACGCCAGCCAGCTGCGCCGCAACTTTGCCGACACCAACCTGCTGCTGGTGCCCGAGGTGTTCTGGGACTGGTGCAGCAGCTCGGTGTTCGTGATGGAGCGCATGCATGGCATCCCGATCTCGCGCACCGAATCGCTCAAGGCGGCCGGCGTCGACATGCACCAGCTGGCCGAGGAGGGCGTCGAGATCTTCTTCACCCAGGTGTTCCGCGACGGCTTCTTCCATGCCGACATGCACCCGGGCAACATCCTGGTGTCGGTGCAGCCGGAGTCCTTCGGCCGCTACATCGCGCTGGACTTCGGCATCGTCGGCGCGCTGTCTGAGTTCGACAAGAACTACCTGGCGCAGAACTTCATCGCCTTTTTCCGCCGCGACTACCACCGCGTGGCGCTGCTGCACGTGGAATCCGGCTGGGTCCCGCCCGAGACCCGCGTGGAAGAGCTGGAAAGCGCGGTGCGCGCCTGCTGCGAGCCGTACTTCGACAAGCCGCTGAAGGAAATCTCGCTGGGCATGGTGCTGATGCGCCTGTTCCAGACCTCGCGCCGCTTCAATGTCGAGATCCAGCCGCAGCTGGTGCTGCTGCAGAAGACGCTGCTCAATATCGAAGGACTGGGCCGCCAGCTCGATCCGGACCTGGACCTGTGGAAGACCGCCAAGCCGTTCCTGGAGCGCTGGATGTACGAGCAGGTAGGCTGGAAGGGCGCCTGGGAGCGGGTCAAGGTGGAAGCCCCGCAGTGGGCCAAGATGCTGCCGGACTTCCCGCGGCTGGCGCACCAGTTCCTGGAGCGGCGCGCGCTGGCCGGCAACGGCGAGCAGGACAAGCTGCTGGCGCAGCTGGTGGCCGAGCAGCGCCGCACCAACCGGCTGCTGGGCACGGCGCTGCTGCTGGTCGGCGGCTTTGTCGCCGGCATCGTGCTGACGCACGTGCTGGCGTGGGGCGGCTACTGACAAGCGACCCGCTATATAAGTAAGAGTAAGCAGGCAAACGAGGAGACAGTCCCCATGGCCGACGTGCCCAAGCCCGCCCCGGCGTTCAGCACGCGCAACGCCGCCGACCCGTCATTCTGGGACGAGCGCTTCGCGCAGCACTTCACGCCCTGGGACGCAGGCGGCGTGCCGGAGGAGTTCCGCCAGTTCATCGCCGGCCGCGCGCCGTGCCCGACGCTGGTGCCGGGCTGCGGCAACGGCTGGGAGGCAGCGTGGCTGTTCGAGCAGGGCTGGCCGGTGACGGCAATCGATTTTTCGGCGCAGGCGGTGGTCTCGGCCAAACGCGCGCTGGGTCCGGCCGGGGCGGTGGTGCAGCAGGCCGATTTCTTCGCCTTCACGCCCCAGCCGCCATGCCAGCTGGTCTACGAGCGTGCCTTCCTGTGCGCGCTGCCGCCGGCGATGCGGGGCGCCTATGCCGTCCGCGTGGCCGAGTTGCTGCCGCCGGGCGGCTTGCTGGCTGGCTACTTCTACGTGGGCGAGAACCGCGGCGGACCGCCCTTCGCGATGCCCGAGGCCGAGCTGGCGGCGCTGCTGGGAACCGCTTTCGAGCGCCTGGAAGACCGGCCCTCGGCCGCGCCGCTGCCCGTGTTCCAGGGGCAGGAGCGCTGGCAGGTGTGGCGGCGGCTGGGCGGCTGAGCGTTCGCTCCCAGCCGTTGTGGCGCTCCGGATGCACCCGCGTGGCGCATTTGCCCCACCCGGGAATTTTTTTGTCCCGCGCCGGTCTCCGTCGCTATAATCCGCGTTTTGATTCGGCTACGACCGCAGGCCCTGCCGCGCGCTCCCGCTCCGGGAACTCGCCAAGAAGCTCCTCACGCGGCCCCGACCGATGAATTGGACTCCGGGCAGGCGCACCTGACGTATCACGCAAGCCGCCCCGGCATTCGGTTTTTCGCCACAAGGGCACTTTCTGCATAGGCAGCGGCATGCTGATCTGGTTCGTCATCATCTACTGGGTAATCTCGGTCGGCATCGGCCTGTGGGCGGCGCTGCGCGTACGCAACACCACCGATTTCGCCGTCGCCGGGCGCAGCCTGCCGTTCCACATCGTCACCGCCACCGTCTTCGCCACCTGGTTCGGCTCCGAGACCGTGCTGGGCATCCCGGCCGTGTTCCTCAAGGAGGGGCTGTCGGGGGTGGTGTCTGACCCGTTCGGCTCGTCGCTGTGCCTGATCCTGGTGGGCCTGTTCTTCGCCCGGCCGCTGTACCGGATGAACCTGCTGACCATCGGCGACTACTACCACAACCGCTACGGCCGGCTGGCCGAGGTGCTGACCACGCTGTGCATCGTGGTCTCGTACCTGGGCTGGGTC
This genomic window contains:
- a CDS encoding ABC transporter ATP-binding protein/permease: MSSTPTSVTVPGPAVPAKALKIQSRLRMAATWALIKPYWKSDDRVAGLGLLALVVVLNLGIVYINVLLNEWNRVFYNALEQRDYASFKVLLLRFSWIAAFFIVAAISRQYYTMMLQMRWRTWMTGRFMGHWLGHQAYYRIEQTRATDNPDQRIADDLRLFTDGALSLSLGLLNSVVTLLSFVGILWAVSGPISFALGGREWTIPGYMVWFAAGYAVIGSLVAHLVGRPLIGLNFQQEQYEADFRFTLVRLRENSEPVALYRGEPTEQAGLRARFDRIRANWNQLMRYTRRLTFVSSGYAQFAIIFPILVAAPRYFAGKMTLGGLMQTSSAFGQVQGALSWFVDSYATLVGWKAAANRLIDFQEAIRVAERQDMAPGGTRDIEVEHAGKPQEGIVIDGLALALPVRAARGSAVGQRPLVAPFSLSVAPGERWLVSGPSGCGKSVLFRALAGIWPYGSGTVTMPEGKRMLFLPQRSYLPIGTLADALAYPDAGTEHSSEALQAALRQARLAALADQLDVFDNWSLRLSPGEQQRLAFARALLQKPDYLFLDEATSALDEDTEGVMYRLMVESLPDAAIVSIAHRSTVAAFHGRRLRYVPQDEEAARAAQAGEPGVSYRVVSEA
- the ubiE gene encoding bifunctional demethylmenaquinone methyltransferase/2-methoxy-6-polyprenyl-1,4-benzoquinol methylase UbiE: MSETHFGFEKVDETEKAGKVAGVFHSVASKYDVMNDLMSGGMHRLWKMFTIAQANVRPGHKVLDIAGGTGDLAKAFARQAGPTGQVWLTDINESMLRVGRDRLLNKGIVTPVALCDAEKIPFPDNYFDLVTVAFGLRNMTHKEAALAEMRRVVKPGGKVMVLEFSKVWKPLEKAYDVYSFKVLPWLGERVAGDAPSYRYLAESIRMHPDQVSLVRLMEHAGLENVEYFNLTAGVVALHVGRKY
- a CDS encoding Tim44 domain-containing protein, translated to MSSIRGKFLVGSLVTALAVGMAFDAEAKRMGGSRSIGKQSESVTQRQQTQPTSPTQQAQQPAQQAAPATAGAAGAAAAAAPKRNWGGILGGIAAGLGIGWLLSHFGLGGAALSFLSNLILIAIVAFAVIWLIRKFRGGSQRSQQPAYAGAAGAGNAGGLGRSAEPMLRQPLNTPASNPVMPGAAAAPVAADAVAPQPWGVPADFDTDNFLRNAKVHFVRLQAAWDAGNLDDIREFTTPEMFAEIKMDLSERGAEVNKTDVVTLEGQLLGIESTPSQHIASVRFSGMIREKAGEAAQPFAEVWNLAKPATGTGGWLLAGIQQES
- the ubiB gene encoding ubiquinone biosynthesis regulatory protein kinase UbiB — translated: MTRLLRLGKILFVILYYGLDELVLSGFSNRKIRFLVRVITIGRKLDMPRGERLRRALTALGPIFVKFGQVLSTRRDLMPPDIADELAKLQDQVPPFDSAVAVRIIERSLGRPIAQLFDTFEHQPVASASIAQVHFATLKGGPNHGREVAVKVLRPGMLPVIDSDLALMRDMATWLERFWADGKRLKPREVVAEFDKYLHDELDLMIEAANASQLRRNFADTNLLLVPEVFWDWCSSSVFVMERMHGIPISRTESLKAAGVDMHQLAEEGVEIFFTQVFRDGFFHADMHPGNILVSVQPESFGRYIALDFGIVGALSEFDKNYLAQNFIAFFRRDYHRVALLHVESGWVPPETRVEELESAVRACCEPYFDKPLKEISLGMVLMRLFQTSRRFNVEIQPQLVLLQKTLLNIEGLGRQLDPDLDLWKTAKPFLERWMYEQVGWKGAWERVKVEAPQWAKMLPDFPRLAHQFLERRALAGNGEQDKLLAQLVAEQRRTNRLLGTALLLVGGFVAGIVLTHVLAWGGY
- a CDS encoding ubiquinone biosynthesis accessory factor UbiJ — translated: MNTLPSALATPAVSALNHLLEQEPWARNQLAPFAGRVIRFDAAAFVLSLKVTEHGGTELAPEAEAPAVTLRVPVQQWPLVAADVAEGGQAAAMRHVRIEGDAELANTVSALARNLRWDAEEDLSLALRGILGGPLSDSVAQRVVGGARQVHEQATRIGRALVDNVTDYLLDEQPTLVRHAALDAFGADVGQLRDSLARLEKRLEKLERANPAAPGQLPSPHR
- a CDS encoding methyltransferase domain-containing protein, with translation MADVPKPAPAFSTRNAADPSFWDERFAQHFTPWDAGGVPEEFRQFIAGRAPCPTLVPGCGNGWEAAWLFEQGWPVTAIDFSAQAVVSAKRALGPAGAVVQQADFFAFTPQPPCQLVYERAFLCALPPAMRGAYAVRVAELLPPGGLLAGYFYVGENRGGPPFAMPEAELAALLGTAFERLEDRPSAAPLPVFQGQERWQVWRRLGG
- a CDS encoding gamma-butyrobetaine hydroxylase-like domain-containing protein — translated: MAGLDKDTPHPTALTVHTQSRVLEVGFDNGRSFRLPFELLRVYSPSAEVQGHGPGQEILQTGKRDVGVNAVEPVGNYAILIRFTDGHDTGIYSWELLYRLGDQQDALWQDYLKRLETAGVDRDTPMPGAGAAGGHGCGHHH
- a CDS encoding HIT family protein; translation: MIKSPNCPLCETDGGELVWMGDRARLILVEHDRFPGFCRIVWNDHVAELTDLDEADQAWLMRLVARVERVVREVMAPDKVNLAAFGNMVPHLHWHIVPRYRWDTHFPEAIWAAPQRAADSVRVQELASRLPALRTALSLIEADDA